A single region of the Brassica rapa cultivar Chiifu-401-42 chromosome A03, CAAS_Brap_v3.01, whole genome shotgun sequence genome encodes:
- the LOC103857324 gene encoding protein NETWORKED 4B: MASSVDLSKKQFKKSMTKKSHSWWWDSHNCPKNSKWLAQNLEKMDDRVKHMLKLIEEDADSFAKKAQMYYQKRPELIHLVEEFYRMYRALAERYDQASGELQKIHLSGIQSQGSLEKSSPTNSQEKSSHPHKEEEDSSSLSDSDSDSKSVPDHSSVNDEDGDEALIRRMADLELELQETKEKLHLQQERLNGDNNTDLLQKITVYEGELKEANVKIRMQEKEIANLKIELKSCISSEAETQLGVEQESLDLVKEETKDAGATLFCATTSGGIVSLSIIIILYCFKKYI, from the exons ATGGCCTCGTCTGTG GATCTTAGCAAGAAGCAGTTTAAGAAGTCTATGACCAAGAAATCACATTCATGGTGGTGGGACAGTCACAATTGTCCCAAGAACTCGAAGTGGCTTGCTCAGAATCTGGAGA AGATGGATGACCGTGTGAAACACATGTTAAAGTTGATTGAAGAAGACGCAGACTCTTTTGCCAAGAAAGCTCAGATGTATTACCAGAAGCGTCCCGAGTTAATCCACCTTGTGGAGGAGTTTTACCGCATGTATCGCGCTTTGGCTGAGCGTTATGATCAAGCTAGTGGTGAACTTCAGAAAATTCATCTCTCTGGGATACAGTCACAGGGCTCTCTTGAGAAATCATCTCCTACTAATTCCCAAGAGAAATCGAGTCACCCTCATAAGGAAGAGGAAGACTCATCATCTCTGTCTGATTCTGATTCTGACTCTAAATCGGTTCCTGATCATTCCTCTGTTAATGATGAAGATGGTGACGAGGCATTGATCCGTAGGATGGCTGATCTAGAACTTGAGCTTCAAGAAACTAAAGAGAAACTCCATCTACAGCAGGAACGTCTTAATGGTGACAACAACACTGATCTCCTTCAGAAAATTACTGTATATGAAGGAGAGCTTAAAGAAGCTAATGTAAAGATTCGAATGCAAGAAAAAGAGATCGCTAATCTGAAGATTGAGCTTAAGAGTTGCATTTCCTCTGAAGCAGAAACTCAACTTGGTGTTGAGCAAGAGAGTCTTGATTTGGTTAAAGAGGAAACTAAAGATGCAGGGGCCACTCTTTTCTGCGCAACCACGTCTGGTGGTATTGTGTCTCTTTCTATTATTATCAttttgtattgttttaaaaaatacatatga